Part of the Salmo salar chromosome ssa10, Ssal_v3.1, whole genome shotgun sequence genome is shown below.
GGGTCCACATGGTTACGCCTTCCTCATCACCAACAACGGTTACATCCTGGCACACCCTGACCTACGACCTCTTGTGAGTTCAGCTGCTGTAGAGCTTGTGCTTGTTTCTGACTTTAGTCACTACTATAGAATTACAgtcactactaatactactacagtCCCTATATCTACGACTATAGACATGACTGCAgtcaccagtactgctaccacagtaAAAACTTCTGCAACTCTAACCTGGGCTCAAATctaatctttcaaatacttgttTCAGGCTACCTGAGAGTGCCAGTCGGTCTATTATGTTCAACAAACACATAACAATTATCACAAACTTTTACACGGTTGCTTTTTGTATAAGATGTAACTCCTaaaccctcctcatcctcctcctgaacactctctctccacctgtctccatTGTTTTACACAGAACTTGGTTACAGATCATATTGACAATAGAGTTGATCAACGGTGCCACCGTGAGCAACGCCATCATTGTGACATGCAGGATACTCCCTTGCTGTGACAAGGGAAATTACACAGTTTGCTCTTGTAGTAGTACACAGAACACACGGTAGATTACTGGCACCAGCTGCAGTGAAAACATGCAAAGGTAGAAGGCTACAGTGCAACAAGCACGGCAGTTGTTCAGTTGGAGGGCCACAACAGCCTTGCGTGCCTCCTTGTACATACGCCCAGAACTTTGTGTCAGAGGAAGCAcaatacacctggtgaccgtgtcagagTGCATGGGCCTGGCCCGCTACAGGAGTTGCtacagcgcgatgggacaaggacatcccggccggccaaaccctcccctaactcggacgacgctgggccaattgtgcgtcgcctcatgggtctcccgggcgGGTGTGGCTGGGAGCATATGTAACAACCAGCATATGTAACAACgcagtttgcactgcgatgcagtgtcttagaccgctaaGCCACTCGCGAGGCTCCATCCAGAAAGTTTTTCatgcttatcaattgccttgcacaactTATCAAAATATTTAAATACTACACAGGACTTAATTTAAATGTAAATTgtatttaaataaataatgaaatgttaattatataaaaCAGCCCATGTAATCATTtgccagagagtagccccaatcggcccgagccccaagtaatacatttgggccagataactttCACTGGAATCGGCCCGAGCTCAATCCCCGCATCCTAGACATAAGTAATACTGACAAAGGCGGCCCAGACTCGGGCCACATGACGTCGGCCGGgtctgactctcagccgagtgccccccgactctcagccggaatcggcccagatccactgtTACTAGCTGGGACCCCAAACATCATAGTACATTGGAACCGAAGAGAGTACAACACAGGGAATGCTGTAATAATGCTGTAATAAAGCCAACAGATTAAGGTGTAGGACGGCTGCCAGAAGCACTCTTTAAGTCTCATCAATCTAATGAGTAGGTAGCTGTTTATCGCCCGAGTGAGGAAAAATAGAATGAAAAGTATCAGAAAGAAAAAGGTTTTCCCTTTAACGATGTGCCAGAAAAAAAAGATGTAGAAAGAGTATGCGGTACTGTTGAGCGTTGTTGAAGCCATGGTGTAGGACTGACTGATCAGTTGCAGTAGCAGTAGTACAGTAGTCCTTAGATCTTGGAGGGAAAGTGTCTGGCCAAGTGTTTGCAGTCCTCAGACTCAGCAGATGTATCTTCTACGACTTACTCCATGTATGCAGCCCTTTGGTGGGAGGTCATTCAACAGTGATTGATGAACTAAAACACATTCAACCACAATTCTTATCAATCCATGTCTGCTCAAAGGAAATGCGTGTTCAGCTTAGCCTGGTAACAGATCGGTCTGTGCTCTTCCCAGCTCCATCAATCATCTTTGTCAATGGACTTGCTCAAACAGTCCAAACAGTTTAACCTCACGGCAATCTCAGGGCTCTATTTTCAGCTGGCATCAAGCCAGAGCAAGTGTCAAACGCACGCTCCTTGGCAATTTCCTCTGGCGCTCGGCTATTTTCTATCACTTGTGCCAGGATTTACCTGTCTTGTAGGAGCTCAATTGTGCTGAGGTGGGAGGAGTGGCAATATCTGATGTGTGTCCTTAAAAAACGTGCACCAAAATGCCAACGTCAGGCTGTGCTGGTGGGGATATTCTAGACCAATCAATAGCTGGTCTTAGCGGTTACGGGATTGGTTATGGCATGGATTTTGACAGAGGAAGCACAGCCTATCCAGACATGACGCACACTGCCCATATGTGCATGGAACAATAGAGATGGGCTTTTTGTACCCATATAGCTTGTATTTAGAAACATCAAAAATTATGTTTTTCCCCAATTAGTTTCAATTGATTCAAAACTAAGCATAGCCTACCCTCCTGTTTATGTCCTGCCCAATGCATTCGCCAAGTAGTCAAGTCTATCGATAAAGGGTCGCTTTCAAATAACTCTCCATCTACAATGCTGTGTTAGACGTTTGGGAGCATCAAAAATGTGAGCGGACATCCCCTTTTTATCTGAAGGCTTACATTATTTAAGCCAGCTCCTGTTATTATTTTGGACCTACATAAAACCACTCATGTCGGTTACATGTCCATATGCTCATCATGGAACGAGAGATGAGCTGATGCATGTGACCCTATTTAGAAACATTTACGTTATTTTCCTGTAACAATTGCTTTTTTTACCGTTTCATGTGATCGAAAAACAAGCCTTCAGTAGGCTACCCTTACCCTATTATAATGAAAGCTGTTTCAACAGCAATGCGTCGGGTGTATTTCTTGTCCTGGCCATGCATTAGCAAAGGAGCCTGTCCATAAAAGGTTTCTAAATTAGGCTTTTGCCGTCATGCTTttgcattattcacaattcacataGGCCTACCTGCAGTGCATACTCCATTTGGCTTGTATCCATCCCCATTTCCTTGTCAGGTTACAAAGATACGCTCCACCAAACATATTTCAATTATTCAGTCATATAACGCCATGTCAACGGTAGGCCTAGGCTATTTCTTGCTTATTGAGAACGTTcctcacacatacaatacaaTTTATGGGAACCTAGTCTTTTTTACTTGAGGAGCAGTGCAATGCCTAGACATGCCTATACTCATTGAAGCCAATTTCAACTATGTTGACTGTCAACTCTCCAAACATATTGAGCAAACACTGgatgtattttatatttatatatagttATTACTTGTTACTGTAGCCTATGCTATTTAATAAACCGTAGTATAATAAACTGTAGTATAATGGACTCGGATGAGAATATTTCCTGCCCCCAGCcgaattggagttgatgacaacgAAAATACCGTCAATAACCTACAGAACTTGAGACAACCATGCAGTATTAATCCATGACACGTATTGATTGGTCAGTGAGTGGCCAAACCCTCGTCACACCTCCAATAAATGttttcatcaaaacccagccctttcacGCCACTGCCAGGTATTGAGCTCATAATTCCCCTGTGAAAAAATATTTCTGACACCTCCAGAGTGCTACTGCCAGTGCTAAGATTTACCTTTGTGTTAGGTTTGTTATAATAGAGCCCTCTGTGTTCAAGTCGCAGATTTTGTAAAGGATCACTGATTGGTTGTTGATCAGAACAGTAATTCCATTACATGGTTAGAAAGTGTCTTGTGACAGCCTCATGCTCAACACCTAGAGCGTCACAGtgcagggtcgtattcattagtgcacaccacaCACAGTACAATCGCAAAAGTTAATTAAACTCTTATTCAActctaaaattctaatagtttgcttaATTTCATTttctgtgacaaaacaagcaagtacagTGTAGAAACTCAttctaccatctaaaccgctgtgaaatatatttttcatcACGAAAAATATTGGATTTTCAGCTGTttaaagctggtgtacaaaaccgaaaagAAAAAGACacaaaactaaacttaagaacgggaagcatagaaatagctcaCATAGAACATGTATTCCGCTTCTtacacttgctttcaatgagaaggacagatctataaaacacttgtgaatttggtcaggtctgtcacggttgtcgaaaggaggagcggaccaaaatgcagcgtgtgtgtcattccacattttatttacactgtgaaacaatgcaatacataaataaactgaatgacaaaaacaacaaatcgtgacgcagaggtgaaacatacactgactcaaataaAATCTCCCACAaccccaggtgggacaaacaccaacttaaatatgacctccagttaaagacaacgatgaccagctgcctctaattggagatcacccaAACAAagcctaacatagaaatacaaaactagaacaacccaacatagaaatacaaaactagaacatgacaacatagaaacactaaactagaaaacccccctgtcacgccctgacctattctaccatagaaaataacagcttactatggtcaggacgtgacaaggtcgcccaaacattacatacagttaattcagaaagtattcagaccccttgacatttacacattttgttacgtcacagcctttttctaaaatgtattacattattttacacacaatatcccataaaaacaggtttttagaaatgttagcaaattgatttaaaaaaaatgaaatatcacatttacgtaagtattcagaccctttactcagtactttgttgaagcacctttggcagcgattacagcctcgagtcttcttaggtattacactacaagcttggcacatctatatttggggagtttctcccattcttctatgcacatactctcaagctctgtcaggttggaaggggagcatcgctgcacagctatttgcaTTGTCTTCGCTGTGTAATTAGGGTCgttctcctgttggaaggtgaaccttcaccccagtcaggtcctgcgtgctctggagcaggttttcatcaaagatatctctgtactttgctccgtgcGTCTCTCCCTTGATCCTGATCccggtccctgccgctgaaaaacatccccatagtatgatgctgccacctccatgcttcacgtaggtatggtgccaggtttcctccagatgtgatgcttcgcattcaggccaaagagttcaaacttggtttcatcagaacagatcatcttgtttcccatggtctgagagtcctttagttgccttttgtcaaacttcaagggggctgtcatgtgccttttactgaggagtggcttctgtctgaccactctaccataaaggcctgattggtggagtgctgcagagatggttgtcctcctggaagtttctctcatctccacagagaaactctggagctctgtcagagtgaccatcaggtttttggtcacctccctgactaaggtccttctccccgattgctcagtttggccgtgtcgccagctctaggaagagtcttggtggttccaaacgtcttccatttaagagtgatggaggccactgtgttcttggggaccttcaatgctgcagaatattTATGgcacccttccacagatctgttcctcgacacaatcctgtctcggagctctacggacaattcctttgacctcatggcatggtttttgctgtgacatgcactgtcaactgtggacaggtgtatgcctttccaaatcatgtccaatcaattgaatttatcacatggactccaatcaagttgttaaaatgtctcaaggatgatcaatggaaacaggatgcacctgagctcaatttcgagtctcaaagcattgggtctgaatacttaagtaaataagatatttcagtttcattatggggtattgtgtgcagattgatgaaggaaataaactattgaatccattttaaaataagtctgtaacgtaacaaaatgtggataagtcaagggtctgaatgctttccaaatGCAGCTTTAACACTATTTGGGGTTTTATATGGTCCCACCCCTATTTTGTGTTAAAATTCCTCGGGTCATGGTGTTGATATTTTTGGAGTTTAAACAACACTAAATTGAGTAAATATCCAACTCTCAGAGTTGCTTAAATTTTACTCCAATTGCCATTTTACTAGTTTAAGTGTTGTTTTTAATCAACTCCCTtccattttactattttctgtgtTGTTTTGAATTAACAACCAACTACAGCAGAGTACATTTCTTTACTTCATTTGAGTTGTAAGGGTGTAAAGCCTTACTTCAATATTTCTTAATATTTCTGGTGGTTTGCAATGTGATATCCAATCTCTGTTGGAAGCCAAATTGCAGGAGATATCCAGCAGGTTCAAATCAACTTGCAACAGAGCATGCTGAGAAATATGACAATGAGGCCCCTCCTACATCTGTGGATAACTCCATAGATGCAACTCCCTGTCTCTGGTTACTCTTCATGGAGTTAAAAGTACTGCATCCCAATGAACTCCAGTTATCAACACTAGGGAGCTTATCACTCTCTCGAGGGTTAAAATAACTCCCAATAGAGTCAATTTAACCCTAATTAATTTAACACTGATTTCAACTATCCTTGATTTAGGTCTCTGCTCAGCTTTACAGATTCcacaatagaaatgtaaaggtaatttccgttTGAGCTGACATATggagcgtttaccgtgaatgtagTCTCCACTAAAGCAAGGATATTGccttttaaatttcaatcacactgtaaagctgaacttccgCGATGCCAATAGAATAGAGCGCTTACTGTGTAGCAAATAGTTTTGCAACAGGTAATGAAAACAAGCCTTTCTTATTTGACAGCTTCAGCTTGTCCCTCCCAGGCAACAATGAGATGTGATTCTGTGTGGCAAGGTTAAGTGGTCAATAACACGCCTACTTGTTTCATTTGGAGCCGTTGGTTGTCATGGAGCCTTTGGATTCAGGATACCATGTCACAGAGATGCCCATTAAACACATTTGGCCTAAATGATCCTCTCAtcttacagaacacacacacatacagacagctgAGGTTCTATCTGTCCTCTTCTTGATCTTTTCCCCCATATTGTCTTCctcatcttctcctctcctgtcccgcAGTATAAAGATGGTAAGAAGCTGAAACCCAAGCCCAACTACAACAGTGTGGACCTGGCTGAGGTGGAGTGGGAGGACATAGATGAGACAGTGAGTATTAGCAGTAATAAGGATACATAGATATTCTATAGTGCTTTTCGAAAACCCAAAGATGCTTTACAATAGACGAAAACAACAAATGAGTGAGGCTGGGTATAAAACAGGAAGGAAACACGGAATACACATGTACAGGGGCGGGCTTAGCGATTTGGGGGCCGGTTTAAAAATTCCGTTAATGGGAATTTTCCCACGGATATTACCTGCAATGATCATTGAAAATATTTTTTCTATGTACGATTTTAATTTCAGGTTATTTTTAAATACAGCctatataaagttgtttttaacACATTTGCATTAAAAATCAGTCAGTGGGGTCGTTTCATTTGAAACCTCTGAAACATAGCAAAGTCCGCCCTTGCACATCTACTACTATATCACATTATTCACTGACAACACAATTAATATAGTCAATACAGTAGAACACCTGTACCTATTCTAGGTATGAATGTATTGTTCTGGGCTTTAACTGTGCTGGTAAGGTAACTGAATAAAAGTTCAACAGAGATTGTGTTAATTCATGTGTCTGTTCTTTCCAGCTAAGGACAGCCATGGTGAAAGGGGAGACGGGCACTCTGTCCTTAAACGTGAGAGCATCAGTGGACAAAGCGGTGAGACCTCGTGTGTGGGGAGATTAAACGTGGCTCAGTGGTTTATGTAAAATTATTTAATAATGTTGATTGCAACAACTGTCTCACAACGcatttcaaatgttttattgACAACAGAAAAGGCCTATGTTCTTAACAAATGACTATTTCTACACAACCATCAACGACACCCCATTCAGGTAAGTGTGATACTAGGTTAGTGGGTGTGGAATGTAGTCATAGGCCTATTCGATTGAATAAAGTCATTGAACATCTCACTCCACCTTATGTATTTCCCTCCACAGTTTTGGTATGGTGCTGACCAGGGGTCACGGACAGCTGATGTTCATGGGGACGGTCTCTGTGGAAGAGGGTAAGTGCCATTGGCTACACTCTCTGCCACTCATCTACTGCAGAACAATCTGGtttattgactggttttcatccaATCTCCTCTCAGGCCTGCATGACCTGACGTCCCCTGATCTATCCATAGCCGCTGAGTGGTAAGCATGGATAAATAAATGAAAATTGGACAATAATATTATAGATTATAGATTGTTGGAGTGTAACGCTTAAATGATTGAAATGTAATAATCTAAATCAATGGGTATTGAACTCTAATACTCTAAATGATAAAATATTGGACTGTAATACTTCATTGGCCTTTAATGGCACTTGGACTTAATGGAGTGAAAAACCCCTCATCCATTCAGGGCGTACTGTATCCTTTCTGTTCAGGACATACTGTGAGACAGACATTGACCCTCACCACCGCAAATACTCTCAGCTCCAGGCTGTCATTCGCTACCTGCAGGGGAAGGAGCCTGACCTGGAGTGTGAGTACTGTCTCTACAACCTACTCCATCCTCCAAAGATAACAATTTATTCAATGCTAACCCCAATGCTaatgttaccctaaccctaaatccaaATCTTTTTTTTGTGGATCCACAGGAAGACTAGCGGTTGAGAGGGCATCGGCAAATGGGGATAATAAAGACTATTATTAAGACAAATAAACAAATATAATATCAGGCAGATGTCAGGTTTGATGTTGACTGAGTGTCTGTGACTTCCAGGTGACGAGGTGCTGCTGCAGCAGACCCTGTTTGATGCTGTGGTGACAGCCCCCTTAGAAGCCTACTGGCAGGCAATAATGCTCAATGCATCTGGGTAAGACTACATAATTACTTTTTTCACAAATGTCATTTTATGTTAGctagtatttgtgtgtgtgtgtgtgtgtgttgtgtgtttgcgtgtgcgcATGAgtatgtgcatatgtgtgtgcatgtgtgtttaagTGCATTGAAGACCAAtctgtgtatttgtgtatgtTCAGGATGGAGGCGGGTGTGGAGACAGCCTTCCTGGGAACTCGCTCTGGCATCATCCGGCTGACCAGATATACCGGCATGGAGACCAGGGTCGCCAAGTGAGTCAAAGAACCTACATTAGccctacattatattatacattCATTGTGTCCTTTGAGCACAGAAGTATTCACTTGGCACCAAATTAAAGAAACAGGAAGgcactacctgaacttgtccaataagaaacaatgtttttttgcgttgcaaaacattttgctacattgtgcactaatgaatacgaaCAAGGAATTTGATCTCTCTTAACTTCCTGCTCCAAAGGAAGTTCCTGACTCCAGCGGATAAGGACAACCTGTTCACCATGGACCACTTCCCCCTGTGGTACCGTCTGGCCATGGAGAACCCTCCCGGAAGATTCCTCTACTACATGCCGGTGGAGGACAACGACAACAAAGACAAGACaggtactgtaggcctaccatgtGATCCATGGTTGAGTTCAATTCCTAGCCTGGTCAcacatctgtttgtgctgtcttaccAACACTTGtcgtgacaatgaccataggtgTTGGTAAGCCGACCTGGCACCGATCTAGTGAATTCTGTCTTCTACCCAGTCAATTTTGGAATTGAGTGGAATCACTATTGAGAAATGTCATAATCAAACCCAAACTGGCAGGAATTTTAGCTGAATTGACCCTAACTCTAATATACAGACATACAATAGGTCAGAGGTTAACTTGTGTACCACGGGCCCACGGGCTCCTGCACAAGTAAAATCAGGACAatgcctctactgccattcattctcattagactggtttggatttctgcctgaccaatatggctgccatttcCCACCCATTCTGGAACTTCAAGGGTTTATGACATAGTCCGTCTAGTGATTTAATAGAATCTCTATGGAAtttagctgtaaaactgctaaatgttctctcagcctcatggaaaAATGGTAGAATaggaggaaattagctttaaaaatgctaaattctctaagtcgccattgcaaaatgtgtagaattgtaggaagcTAGCTGGTATGCCACTGCAGAGGTGGTGTGAGACTGATTGTTGATTCTGTTGTGACAGGGGCGTCGAAGTATGTCATAGCTGTCACAGCTGTGACTGTGTCATCGGGAGGCAAGACGGCCATGGCTGGAGGTAAGCGTCTGCTGTCTTTTACTCTCTCTGAAATGTCTGGCTCCTTTACACAACTGCTGGAGGCATTGATGCATCTTGTGGCTTCTTTGAGTATTgaagtgttcaatacacatagaaGTGTTCATACTGGTAGCAGTACTCTCTGGGGTGCTCCTGCTAAATGTTTGACACACGTTCTCATGTTGAGAGGGAAGCATTCCATTTGTTTTATCCCTAAAAGACCAATGGTTACTGTTGAGTCTATGTTTCTGTGACAACTGTGATGGTTTTCACATATTCATAGGCTTTTTTCACGTCCTGTCTCATAAATATAGCTAGAATGAAATATTCAGCCGGAATAAATTGTGACAGGCAGCATAGATAAATAAATGCTTTATTTTCATCAGCGTGATGAACAGAATATCACATTTCTCACTTTGTCTTCTCGAGCAAACCTGAAGAGCAGATACTGAATGTGCTTAAAGGCCCCTACACACTTTACGTAAACTATGCAAACCCAGCGATGGAGCGTTGTTTTCTACGTAGTTCTATGTTCTTTTGTGTGGCTCAAATTTTGGAAGGGACTGTATACGACGCTCCGTTGCTCTGTTTGCATAGGGTGTGTATGGCTCTTAAAGCTGGAATCCGTAGCGGTGAAACTGCTACTTccgtttgcgatattacaacaacaaagacttTACTTCAAACAACCACcacagtttttttccccctcagacATCATTTTACGTgcgatagaacagtagagtacgtATTACCATTTTAGTTTACCATGATGCTGGATGCTCCTCTACTCCATTTCAGAAACaagacaaaaacaataacacCTGGGGGCGACCAGTGGCGCTGTTTTACCTTACGCAGATTTCAGCTTTAACATAGAGACAAAAATAACCGTTAAATAAATAAGAAGGTAgttatatatacacctgtttaaGGACAGTGTTAATGATCTCTTTGACAGTTCAAAATGGTTAAATGGAAATAGCTGACAACTAGATTCAGGTTGGAATGAATATGGCTGCTATCCATGGAACTGATACTCTTCAGCTGCTGTTATCATAACATCCTCTAGAGGACAGTAGTGTGCTGTTGTATTGTATGGCTTGAAAGCAGGCTAACTCTGCATAGATATGGTTTGGAATATTAAATGAGAAGAGAGAGGATTAAGCAACTACACATGAGCACAGGTCTAATACACAAGAAAGACTGCATCCATTTATCATTAATTTCTCAGTACATTCATGTAAACAATTTTTTGGTTTTCTCTCATCCAACTAATTGAGCGACAACCACTACTGGGATTGTTAACCTGGGTTTATTGTAGCAAAACATTAGGAGCAGTTACAACACAGGGATATTGGACAGGGATATTCAATATGTTGACGTAATCTATGATCTATTGACATGTTTTGCTTCAAACACAAATAACTTTGACAACAGTGGGATCAAAGAATAATAACAATTTCAAAGACAATTTCTAGGAAAGTCTCTTAACCAAGGTGCAGAGGTGCCAAAATCATGACCACACAGTTGGAGAGCGGACTAAAGAGTCACAAGGCAGAACAAATCACACGTCTTGAAGCAAAGCAGGATTCCAGTTTTTCCTCTATACTCCTGTATGATCATGTCTGTATGACTCCCCCACCAGCAAAGTGCAGCAGGGATATTCTTTCTCAGCTCTATACATTCCTTCACCTACAATTCCCTAGCACAGAGGAGAACGATATGCAGTTCAGTCCACTGCATCCTTCTAACAGGaatttcagccaatcagaaaaACAATGGTCAAAAGCCTGTTATTCTGTATCCGTGGACTATCGGGCTGGACTCCTTCAGCTCTGGCTCATCTGGTGACGTTGGGGATGACATACAGGCTCCGTCCTCAGCAtctgtctccccccctccctcccccgccATCAGCGGCTGCCCTCTGTTCTTCAGCTCCCTCTGGTACTTGGCCATGAGAGAGGCGTAGATACAGCCGTAGGTGGCCGCCACCACCATCAACACGCAcaccacgccacacacacacgccgccaCGATCTGAGTCCCCCAGGCCCTGCGCACGCTAACGGGCCGGTAGCGCTGGCGCACACATTCCTCTTGGTTAACCTGGGGCCCGTTCATGGGCCCGTTAATCCGACCGACGCAGGGTGGGCGTCCTCCTCTGGGCCCGTTGTAGCCGGGGACACTGTCCTGGTTGTCCAGCTGCAGGCAGTAATTGAACATCTCTATGGGGATGCTGCGGATGTCCTGCCCCCTCAGCTCTTTGGGGAGGTTGCACTTCACAGCATCCACCTGCCCgtctgagacacagagagcgatGCAGATCATTAACACAATCAATAGCTAATCAATCTCATTTACAGACTTGATACAGTATCAGACTAGTACATGACATGGAACTAAGGCGAAATTACTTGACTGTACATGAAACATTGTAGCCTTAAAGCCTTTCAATACACAACATAACACTCACGTCTGTACAGCATCCACTCCATCCAGTGCTTGAAGTCCCTCAGGTTGCAGTCACACTCCCATGGGTTCCCAGCCAGTTGGAGGCTCAACAGGCTGCCCAGGGGCTGGAAGGT
Proteins encoded:
- the LOC106561010 gene encoding leucine-rich repeat and transmembrane domain-containing protein 2 isoform X2; amino-acid sequence: MQPLDRTHPESLVYAALPSLLLVLIGLFEAASGCPTVCICKNNGTDCTGLALLSLTTVLPLLPQDTRTLRLPHNNLSSLGDGDLSNLSALELLDLSNNHLSSLQPGAFSGLSSLQWLNLSGNNLGDCPLPTSPDPSNQTEVTQSNGSRWGLSRELFQGLWTLKGLDLSVNGLVVLPMGLLDELQGLAWLSLAGNKLQSLDRATFQPLGSLLSLQLAGNPWECDCNLRDFKHWMEWMLYRHGQVDAVKCNLPKELRGQDIRSIPIEMFNYCLQLDNQDSVPGYNGPRGGRPPCVGRINGPMNGPQVNQEECVRQRYRPVSVRRAWGTQIVAACVCGVVCVLMVVAATYGCIYASLMAKYQRELKNRGQPLMAGEGGGETDAEDGACMSSPTSPDEPELKESSPIVHGYRITGF
- the LOC106561010 gene encoding leucine-rich repeat and transmembrane domain-containing protein 2 isoform X3 codes for the protein MQPLDRTHPESLALPSLLLVLIGLFEAASGCPTVCICKNNGTDCTGLALLSLTTVLPLLPQDTRTLRLPHNNLSSLGDGDLSNLSALELLDLSNNHLSSLQPGAFSGLSSLQWLNLSGNNLGDCPLPTSPDPSNQTEVTQSNGSRWGLSRELFQGLWTLKGLDLSVNGLVVLPMGLLDELQGLAWLSLAGNKLQSLDRATFQPLGSLLSLQLAGNPWECDCNLRDFKHWMEWMLYRHGQVDAVKCNLPKELRGQDIRSIPIEMFNYCLQLDNQDSVPGYNGPRGGRPPCVGRINGPMNGPQVNQEECVRQRYRPVSVRRAWGTQIVAACVCGVVCVLMVVAATYGCIYASLMAKYQRELKNRGQPLMAGEGGGETDAEDGACMSSPTSPDEPELKESSPIVHGYRITGF
- the LOC106561010 gene encoding leucine-rich repeat and transmembrane domain-containing protein 2 isoform X1; this encodes MSLKCIIQFLSLNLSSPLSRVYAALPSLLLVLIGLFEAASGCPTVCICKNNGTDCTGLALLSLTTVLPLLPQDTRTLRLPHNNLSSLGDGDLSNLSALELLDLSNNHLSSLQPGAFSGLSSLQWLNLSGNNLGDCPLPTSPDPSNQTEVTQSNGSRWGLSRELFQGLWTLKGLDLSVNGLVVLPMGLLDELQGLAWLSLAGNKLQSLDRATFQPLGSLLSLQLAGNPWECDCNLRDFKHWMEWMLYRHGQVDAVKCNLPKELRGQDIRSIPIEMFNYCLQLDNQDSVPGYNGPRGGRPPCVGRINGPMNGPQVNQEECVRQRYRPVSVRRAWGTQIVAACVCGVVCVLMVVAATYGCIYASLMAKYQRELKNRGQPLMAGEGGGETDAEDGACMSSPTSPDEPELKESSPIVHGYRITGF